The Candidatus Saccharimonadales bacterium genomic sequence CTTGGGGCCAAGTCGCTGCTGCTGGCTGGCGGTAGTGGGGGTTACATAGCCGACGTTATTGGCGCACTTAAGCCGGGGTCGGTCATCCTGCCGCTACTACTTGTGATAGGTTTGTTTGTTTGGCTAAAGCCGCGGCTGAAACTGACGCCCGGACCCAAATTGCTTGTTCTAGCGATAACCTGCGTACTTTTTTACTTTGCGGCTGAGATGGCGCTGACCCGACGTAACCTAAGTATTAGAGACTTGCGCCAGGCTATCCAATACGGATTGGTAGCGACTATGGCATTTATCACGGTTAATTTTTTTTCCACCAGAACTTTGGCCCGATTATGATAATCCGCGACAAAATAAAACTTAATCTGCCGCGACTGAGAATTATTCCTGGCCGTCGACAGAAATTGGCGGTCCAGTCGACTGCCTGGCAGGAACAAATGCTGCCCGGCCCGACCGAAACAAGTGTTTATGAGGACGGGTCAAAGCGGACTGTCCCGATCTTTTTGGTTGGACTGGTGGTTATGACGGGTTTGATATTGGGTTGGCGTTTATTCCAGCTGCAAGTTACCGCCTTCAGTCAATATAACGAGCTGGCCAACGGTAACAGAGTGAGAGAGACGATTAATTATGCCCCGCGGGGGAGTATCTATGATCGTGACGGCCGGCTGTTAGCCCAGAACATCATTAGCCATAAGCTCATCGTTACACCTTATCTATTACCAGACGAGGAAGCCGAAAGATCGAAAAGTTATGAGCTTCTAGCGCGATTGCTCAAAATGAAACCAGCCAAAGTTAGAACAATCGCGGAAGCTGAAGGCACCGATTATCCGCTGCCAATTAATATTAAGTCCAATTTAGACCACAAGACGGCTATTACGCTCGGACAATTTTTGCCAAAACTAAACGGGTTTCAAATCAACGAGTTCCCCATCAGGCAATATCGAGCAGGGTCAGGACTGGCGCATATTTTAGGTTATACCGGAGACGTCAGCGAGGCCGACTTAGCGGCTGATGGCACCCGGCTGCTGTTGCCAATTGATATTATCGGCAAAACCGGTATAGAACTGCAGTACGACCAGGTATTAAGAGGACAAAACGGGTTTGAAAGGACCGAAGTCGATACGTTGGGACGGCCGATTAGATTGTTGGCCCAAAGTCGCTATCAGCCGGGACAGGACATAACATTGACACTTGATTTAAACGTTCAACGGCGGCTAGCTAAGGAACTAAAGACTCAGATGCGGCGGGCCAACGTTACCCGGGCCAGCGCCGTCGCCGTGGATCCAGAAACTGGCGAAATAATCGCTATGGTTAGTCTGCCCGATTATGACAACAACCTGTTTGCCCGCGGTATTTCTAGTAGAGATTTTAGTCGGTTAGTCAATAATCCCGATCAGCCGCTGGTAAATAAGGCTATCGCTGGCGGCTATACCACCGGTTCGACCATTAAACCGGTCGTGGCTAGTGCGGCCCTACAGGAAAAAGTGGTAACTCCCCAGACAATAATTGTTGATAGCGGAGCCCTTACTGTTAGGAGTGTTTATGATCCGTCGGCGACATTTACTTTTCTTGGCTGGCGGCCCGGAGGTTTAGGGCCGATGAATATTCGAAGCGCCATCGCCTGGAGCTCAAATATATATTTCTATACTGTCGGCGGCGGTTTTGGTAATATTGGTGGCCTGGGTGTCGATCGTTTAACCAAATATTATCGGGACTTTGGTTTGGGTGAACGATCCGGCATTGATTTACCGGGA encodes the following:
- the mrdA gene encoding penicillin-binding protein 2, with the protein product MIIRDKIKLNLPRLRIIPGRRQKLAVQSTAWQEQMLPGPTETSVYEDGSKRTVPIFLVGLVVMTGLILGWRLFQLQVTAFSQYNELANGNRVRETINYAPRGSIYDRDGRLLAQNIISHKLIVTPYLLPDEEAERSKSYELLARLLKMKPAKVRTIAEAEGTDYPLPINIKSNLDHKTAITLGQFLPKLNGFQINEFPIRQYRAGSGLAHILGYTGDVSEADLAADGTRLLLPIDIIGKTGIELQYDQVLRGQNGFERTEVDTLGRPIRLLAQSRYQPGQDITLTLDLNVQRRLAKELKTQMRRANVTRASAVAVDPETGEIIAMVSLPDYDNNLFARGISSRDFSRLVNNPDQPLVNKAIAGGYTTGSTIKPVVASAALQEKVVTPQTIIVDSGALTVRSVYDPSATFTFLGWRPGGLGPMNIRSAIAWSSNIYFYTVGGGFGNIGGLGVDRLTKYYRDFGLGERSGIDLPGEISGLVPDRAWKQRVYQEDWFVGDTYNISIGQGDMLVSPLQLTLADMAVANGGYLLKPQILLKIGEEVMARRTVRREVSVSKSNIQIVREGMRQVLTGGTTCECTFAKVPFKVAGKSGTAQTTSNEARRPHAWFTAFAPYEQPQVMITAMLEGGSGGSLYAAPVIAGAMETFFRP